The following DNA comes from Candidatus Stoquefichus sp. SB1.
TTTATATGCATATCTTCTAAACAGAAAGAACATTATTCAAGATATATTTTTAACACTACTCATCTTTAATATAAGTAATTTTTCAAATACAACAAGTATGATTATTACCAACATCTTTTACTCATTTCCTTTTTATCGAGGTAATAGTTATTATTTTTTAGCAGTATTTACAAGAATAGTTTTCTTTTTAATCACTTACATGATTTATCTAATATTGAATAAATCAACTATTACATTTGCTAAAACAAATAAAATTATTTCTATTTTGATAATTCTTTTCATACTTGAACTACTTTATTCTTCTTGTATAGAAATTGTCTTTTATAATAATATTTTTGATATCAATATGATTTTGACTTTATTGTTTATTAATGTTCTCGTTATTATTTTATGCTATACTTTTTTTGAATCTCAAAAAGAACAGCTCCATTTACTAAAGTTACAGGAAATAAACTTAAAAAATGAACATCAAATTAAAATCAATCATATTAATGATGAAAGTATAAAACATCTTTCTTTATGGAAACATGATATAAATTATGTTTTTACATATATTGAGAATCATATTAAAAATCAAAGATATGATAATGCTTTAAAAACTATTTCTATTTATCATGATGTTATCAATAATTATAATTTATTTACCAATACAAATAATGATACATTAAATTCTATTTTAATTGAACATATTGATGAACTTATCAAAAACGACATACACATTTATATAAGCACAGATAAAAAGGAAGTTCCATTATCTACTGAACACTACCAACAAATATTACATTTATTTTTTAATCACATTATAAAAAATTGTCAATCTGACTATCAAAAAGAAATATGGATCACATATTATACACAATCTCCTTATTTTACATTATCCTTAGAATATACTTGTCTTGAAGCTACGCTTTATACTTTACACGAGAGTTTTGAAAAAATTGTTAATCAATATGTTGGATTTATAAAAATATCTCACGAAGATCAAAAAGATATAACTAAAATTATTATTCCTTTAACAGAAAACAATGAATAAAGTCAATTATTCATTGTTTTTAGTTAAGTATTACTACTTTTCATACTTTTTTAAACTGTTTGGTTCTTTATCTTGATATTGATGATTACATGACACTAAATTTACTGCTTGAATAGCAACAAGAAATAATCCTGATGATATAATCATTAATAATTTATTTTTTATTTTTTTCATAATCTATTTTTCCTCCTATGGTTAGCATATTTATAATAACAAGCATACTTATTAAAACATTCAAATATGAAGAGCCTATAAAAAACAAATAAACAACTGCAAATAAATATATACAAATATATATTAATGAGTAGATTTTAAAATTTTTTTTCTTTTTAGATGAGATAAGCTTATTGATATTTTGAATTGGACACATTATTAATGTTATAAGGAGTGTTATTATACTTATAATAAACACTTCTACTATATTAAAAGAATGTACTTCTATCATCATAATATTAATCACAAACAATCCAACATACGTACATATACACTTTGTATAACTTTTACAATGATATCCCCCTAGTATACTTCGTGAACTTGACATAATTAATTCATACATTACTGCCTCAATAAAGTGATCCATTAATAATCCAAATACCAATAACAACACTGTTCCCATTACTGATGATACAGCTAGTTTAGCACCATAAAGATAAATTTCACGCTCCTCTTTGAGTACATTATTCTCTTCTAAATATAAAATAAGTTTATCTGATAAAGTATAAATCATTATTAACATCCTTTTATAATTTTATAACTTGAGTTGCATACTCTTTTAATGATTCATCATGAGTGACTATAATAATTGTTTTCCCATCTTTTTGCATTTGTTTTAATAACTGACAAACCTTTTCTTTATTGTGTGCATCTAATGAGCCAGTCGGTTCATCAGCTAAAATGAGTTCGCATGGTTTCAATAATAATCGTGCTAATGCAATTCTTTGTTGTTCTCCACCAGAACATTTATAGATTTTTTTCTTCTCATATCCCTCTAATCCCACCGTTTTCAATGCTTCCTTAATTTTTTCTTTCTTATTTCTGCTTACATTATCTAATGCTAAAGTAAGATTGTATTCTACTGTTTCATTGTCTACTAATGCAAAGTTTTGAAATAAGTATCCTATTTTTTCTCTAAGCATAATCTCTGCCTTTCTTGAAAAAGGCTTAATATTTTTTTGATCAAATAAGATAATGTCTCCACTATCAGGTTTATCTAATAATCCTATCATATTTAATAAAGTTGATTTCCCTGAACCTGACTGACCCATAATAACAACAAATTCACTATTATTAACTTCAAAAGACAAATTATTAAATACATGTTTTTCTTGAAAAGATTTTGAAATGTTTTTTACACTTACAACTTTCATTTACATCTTCCTTTCCTCTTAAATGACTCCACCTTTTAGATAAGAAATGATTCCTTTTTTCTCGAAACGATAAATCATAACAACTATAATGAGTACTTCAATACAAATAATAAGAAAAATAAAGTTAATTAATTCCAATAATTGAACTGTATACATTAACCAACTCACTGTAGAGGCAATAATTGTTGAAGATAAAATAAATATGAATAACATCCCATACCTTTTCTTTTTATCTCTTCCTAGCATATATTGAATTGCTATTTCTTTTCCAAATTCCTCTAAATACATTCTTGTTGTAATATAAGCATTGCATATAATAATTAGTAAAAATATACTCATAATCAATAGAAATTCTGGAATATATTCTTGACATCTATCTATATAAAATTCATATGAGTTCATACATGATGTCAAACTTGCTGTCTCCAAGTTTTGCCCTTCTAATGCTTCTAATTCAGCAATATATTCATTATAGCTTTTATGCCTTTTATCAAATAATAATCCTTGTATATCCACATCTACACTATAGTTTTTAACAACACATATAACTGGATTTGTCATTACATATACATATCTAACTTTTGGATTAAAAAATTGACCTGTATCTTTAACATAGATTACTTTGTAATTTTGAGGATTATATATTTCCATATCTAATTTTTCTTTTAATTGTTGTGGAATAAGAAGTATATTTTCATTATAATCAGAAAGATTTATTTTGTCTCCATCTGTATTATAAAACTGACAGTCTTGTAAATAATATTGATTGCCTTCTAAATATTCATATTGATAATACGTTGCATATTCATCCTCTGAATCATAGAAAGGACTCTCTTTTGAACGCATATAATATTTTTCCATGTCACAAAAAATCTCTTTATCAATATAATGATTAAATATAGTTTCGTTATGTATAAATGAACCTCCGATTTGATAATAATTTTCTATATTATCTTTTTGGTTTTGTATGCTGTTATAATTCTTTACATAAGGTAAAGAATCCGAAAAAGTTGATATAACAGGCATCACTAATAATACAATCACTACTGCCTTACTAATCCACTGAACAATAACTAGATGTCCATATGCCTGATTTGATTTTAAATATTTGATATTTATTGTATATTTTATAACTAAATATATAGCAATATTAACAAATAAAATAATAATTATATAATATATATTAACAATTTGATAAGTGTAAAAGTACTCTCTTGTTAATGTATTTATTTCACCTACTTTAATATAACAACCAATAACATTACTCAATACAAAGACAATAATTGATATTACGAAAAAAAGCAGAAAATTTTTAATAACAAGTTTTAATACAGAATGACCTAGCATTCTTGATATTAAATATTTCTTATGCTCTTTAACAATAATACAAATAAGAATAGATATTAATAAAATAATACATAGTCCTAAATAAGTTGTACTGTAATTATTTATAATTGAGCCATCGTTTGGATAACTCATTTCATCAGATTGTGTATCAAAAATCTGTTTAATAGGATAATGCTTTGTAAGAAATTCTTTAAAGTCCTTTACTTCACTTTCTTGATTTGTAAAAATTGATATTCCAAATTTATTAGTTAAATAATTTAATTCATTTATATCTGATAATTGATAAATACGAATAATATCTTGGGTATTTTTAAAAAACTGATTATTTATAATTTTGATATACCCTTTACTCTGATTATCACTTAAATCTGTTGTATAGTATTTATTCTTATTATTGTGAGTTTCTATATTTATATAATTTGATAATTGATTTATATTTGTTAGATAATAATTTACATAAGTATTAATTCCTGCCTCATCCTCATATGATATAATAGTAGAGAGCTTTGTTTGATGAGCATCTGCATAAGATAGAATATCATTCATTATATCTTGATAATTATTATTATCTATCTCGATCATTAAATAGTTTTCTGATATTCCCATTTCTTCCTCTAATGTTTGATTAAGATTATATATTTTTGTGGCTTCTATTTGATTTTTCTCATAATAAGTACGATTAACGAGAAATATAGATAATACTATTAAAATGAGTATATATATTTTTTTCATATTATTCTATTTCTCCTCTCTTTATTGATATCAAACCAAAACAAGTTTAGTTTATTGTTCTATTAAAAGCAAAGAGGGAATCATCCCTCATTCTTACTTTGCTAATTTTGATAAATACCATAATAATGTCTATGCCCTACTTTATAATATTGACTTTGAACATTAATATGACAATCACTCGATTTTTTACCATAGTAAGCAGCACAAGACACTTCCTCATTTGTATTATTATTTTTCAAATAATTAATATAAGTATATCGTTCACTTTCTCCTCTAAAAGATGCAGCACCATGTAATGTGTAAAGTGCACAATCAGCTTTAAGTGTTGCTTCATTTTTAAGTGTTGTTTGTGATTGACATGATAAATCAGTATATGCCGCACTAACAAAAGTTAAACTTAACGCCATTAATAAAGAAAATAAAGTAAACCCTTTTATCCATTTAAACTTCATAAATCTCTTCTCCTTTTCTTGATATATTTCGATTAATTAGTGTTTTATTTAATCCTCCTTTCTTGAAATAAAATACACTAATTTTTCTATCTTTATTGTATAAAAATTATAATATAAATGAATAATTATTAAATATCCGTTAGATTTTATTTAAAATCCGTTAATTTTTTAAGTTTTATAACTTTTGTTGCATAGGTTATCAATGATTCATCATGAGTCACTAAAATAATTGTTTTTTCCTGATGGTGAAATTCCTCCAATAGTGTCATTATTTTTATTTTATTCTCTTGATCTAATGATCCCGTTGGTTCATCAGCGAGTATAAGTTCACATGGCTTTAATAATAGTCTTGCTATTGCAATTCTTTGTTGTTCTCCACCAGAACATTGATATATTTTTTTATGTTCAAAATAATCTAACCCAACTTTATGAAGAGCACTTTTTATTTTATCGTTTTGGTGGTGAGAATCTCTAATTACAAAACTTAAATTATTGTATACTGTTTCAGTATCAATTAAAGCATAGTTCTGAAAGAGATACCCTATTTTTATTTTTAATAATTTTTCAGCTCTTTTAGAAAATGGCTTAACATCAGTTTGATCAAATAATGTGATATGTCCTTGATCAGGTCTATCTAACAACCCTATAATATTCAAAAGAGTTGATTTCCCACA
Coding sequences within:
- a CDS encoding cyclic lactone autoinducer peptide — protein: MKKIKNKLLMIISSGLFLVAIQAVNLVSCNHQYQDKEPNSLKKYEK
- a CDS encoding accessory gene regulator B family protein, which codes for MIYTLSDKLILYLEENNVLKEEREIYLYGAKLAVSSVMGTVLLLVFGLLMDHFIEAVMYELIMSSSRSILGGYHCKSYTKCICTYVGLFVINIMMIEVHSFNIVEVFIISIITLLITLIMCPIQNINKLISSKKKKNFKIYSLIYICIYLFAVVYLFFIGSSYLNVLISMLVIINMLTIGGKIDYEKNKK
- a CDS encoding ABC transporter ATP-binding protein; translation: MKVVSVKNISKSFQEKHVFNNLSFEVNNSEFVVIMGQSGSGKSTLLNMIGLLDKPDSGDIILFDQKNIKPFSRKAEIMLREKIGYLFQNFALVDNETVEYNLTLALDNVSRNKKEKIKEALKTVGLEGYEKKKIYKCSGGEQQRIALARLLLKPCELILADEPTGSLDAHNKEKVCQLLKQMQKDGKTIIIVTHDESLKEYATQVIKL
- a CDS encoding ABC transporter permease, with amino-acid sequence MKKIYILILIVLSIFLVNRTYYEKNQIEATKIYNLNQTLEEEMGISENYLMIEIDNNNYQDIMNDILSYADAHQTKLSTIISYEDEAGINTYVNYYLTNINQLSNYINIETHNNKNKYYTTDLSDNQSKGYIKIINNQFFKNTQDIIRIYQLSDINELNYLTNKFGISIFTNQESEVKDFKEFLTKHYPIKQIFDTQSDEMSYPNDGSIINNYSTTYLGLCIILLISILICIIVKEHKKYLISRMLGHSVLKLVIKNFLLFFVISIIVFVLSNVIGCYIKVGEINTLTREYFYTYQIVNIYYIIIILFVNIAIYLVIKYTINIKYLKSNQAYGHLVIVQWISKAVVIVLLVMPVISTFSDSLPYVKNYNSIQNQKDNIENYYQIGGSFIHNETIFNHYIDKEIFCDMEKYYMRSKESPFYDSEDEYATYYQYEYLEGNQYYLQDCQFYNTDGDKINLSDYNENILLIPQQLKEKLDMEIYNPQNYKVIYVKDTGQFFNPKVRYVYVMTNPVICVVKNYSVDVDIQGLLFDKRHKSYNEYIAELEALEGQNLETASLTSCMNSYEFYIDRCQEYIPEFLLIMSIFLLIIICNAYITTRMYLEEFGKEIAIQYMLGRDKKKRYGMLFIFILSSTIIASTVSWLMYTVQLLELINFIFLIICIEVLIIVVMIYRFEKKGIISYLKGGVI
- a CDS encoding ATP-binding cassette domain-containing protein — translated: MSETILKIDHISKRYQEKVVLDQFCMEVSQGEFIIITGQSGCGKSTLLNIIGLLDRPDQGHITLFDQTDVKPFSKRAEKLLKIKIGYLFQNYALIDTETVYNNLSFVIRDSHHQNDKIKSALHKVGLDYFEHKKIYQCSGGEQQRIAIARLLLKPCELILADEPTGSLDQENKIKIMTLLEEFHHQEKTIILVTHDESLITYATKVIKLKKLTDFK